A single Lactuca sativa cultivar Salinas chromosome 8, Lsat_Salinas_v11, whole genome shotgun sequence DNA region contains:
- the LOC111911005 gene encoding sterol 3-beta-glucosyltransferase UGT80A2 isoform X2 translates to MNSYPDVGDGGHHSQSSSPSVTSESPPELDPDVEITAADEPPQHVGLSSESINRNLPGGRSTPDTSSVTTSSQQQQQQQQQHGRIKQNKIHGLLGAKFFDSKIPTKKKLKWLNRLASVRADGTVQFEIPDEIRQQSLDFGTKVEATTTTTTITEDEDEDEDATAIPDFPPLQIVMLIVGTRGDVQPFVAIGKRLQEYGHRVRLATHSNFKEFVKASGLEFFPLGGDPKVLAGYMVKNKGFLPSEPSEIPIQRSQIKEIVFSLLPACTSPDLDTNVSFKVDAIIANPPAYGHTHVAEALNVPLHIFFTMPWTPTSEFSHPLSRVRQPVANRLSYQIVDALIWMGMRDIINEFRKKKLKLRPITYLSGSYSSPHDLPYGYIWSPHLVPKPKGFCFLDLASTYVPPDPLLEWLQNGKKPIYIGFGSLPVQDPDGMTKIIVEALQITKQRGIINKGWGGLGNLAKSKDFVYLLDNVPHDWLFLQCAAVVHHGGAGTTAAGLKAACPTTVVPFFGDQPFWGKQVHARGVGPPPIPVEDFSLKKLVSAIHLMLKPEVKVAATELAKAMADEDGVKGAVDAFHKHFGRRKAQSPPAKHPTHFSLSVRHCLGCT, encoded by the exons ATGAATTCTTACCCTGATGTGGGCGACGGTGGTCATCATAGTCAAAGCTCATCTCCTAGTGTCACTTCTGAAAGCCCACCGGAACTCGATCCTGATGTTGAGATAACTGCCGCAGACGAACCGCCTCAACATGTCGGTCTATCTTCAG AGTCTATTAATCGAAATCTTCCCGGTGGAAGATCTACACCAGACACATCATCAGTGACAACCAGtagtcaacaacaacaacaacaacaacaacaacatgggagaattaaacaaaacaaaatccaTGGCTTACTTGGTGCCAAGTTTTTTGACAGTAAAATACCTACAAAAAAGAAG CTCAAGTGGTTGAATCGGTTAGCTAGTGTTCGAGCTGATGGCACAGTGCAATTTGAAATTCCAGATGAAATCAGGCAACAAAGCTTGGATTTTGGTACCAAAGTTGaagctactactactactactactattactgaagatgaagatgaagatgaagatgcaaCAGCTATTCCAGATTTCCCTCCATTGCAGATTGTTATGCTTATTGTTGGAACAAGGGGAGATGTACAACCATTTGTTGCCATTGGAAAACGTTTACAGGAATATGGTCATAGAGTCAGACTAGCAACTCACTCCAATTTCAAGGAATTTGTCAAGGCTTCTGGCCTTGAGTTTTTCCCTCTAGGTGGTGATCCCAAAGTCCTTGCTGGAT ACATGGTGAAGAACAAAGGATTTTTGCCATCAGAACCTTCAGAGATACCAATTCAAAGAAGTCAAATAAAGGAGATTGTATTTTCTTTACTTCCTGCATGTACTAGTCCTGATCTGGACACAAACGTTTCTTTCAAAGTTGATGCTATAATTGCTAACCCTCCTGCATATG GTCATACTCATGTTGCAGAAGCACTTAATGTTCCACTCCACATCTTTTTCACTATGCCATGGAC GCCTACAAGTGAATTTTCACACCCTCTTTCACGGGTTCGGCAACCTGTGGCAAATAGA CTGTCATATCAGATTGTTGATGCATTAATTTGGATGGGGATGCGAGATATAATTAATGAGTTTAGAAAGAAAAAGCTGAAGCTAAGACCTATTACATATTTAAGTGGTTCATATAGTTCTCCACATGATTTGCCTTATGGATATATTTGGAGTCCACATCTTGTTCCCAAACCAAAAG GTTTCTGTTTCTTAGACCTTGCATCAACTTATGTACCTCCAGATCCGCTACTGGAATGGCTCCAAAATGGTAAAAAGCCCATCTACATTGGATTTGGTAGCCTT CCTGTTCAAGACCCTGATGGAATGACAAAGATAATTGTGGAAGCCCTACAAATTACAAAACAACGAGGCATCATCAACAAAGGCTGGGGTGGTTTAGGAAACT TGGCCAAGTCGAAAGATTTCGTATACTTGCTGGATAATGTTCCACACGATTGGCTATTCCTACAATGTGCTGCTGTG GTTCATCATGGTGGTGCTGGAACAACCGCTGCTGGTCTTAAAGCTGCG TGTCCAACAACTGTGGTTCCTTTCTTTGGAGACCAACCATTTTGGGGAAAGCAGGTTCATGCTAGGGGAGTAGGCCCCCCTCCAATTCCTGTGGAGGACTTCTCACTCAAGAAATTGGTTTCTGCGATACACTTGATGTTAAAGCCAGAG gtgAAAGTAGCTGCTACTGAACTGGCAAAGGCCATGGCGGATGAAGATGGGGTTAAAGGTGCAGTGGATGCTTTTCATAAGCATTTTGGTCGCAGAAAAGCTCAGTCTCCACCTGCAAAACATCCAACACACTTCTCACTTTCAGTCAGACATTGTCTGGGTTGTACTTAG
- the LOC111911005 gene encoding sterol 3-beta-glucosyltransferase UGT80A2 isoform X1, translated as MNSYPDVGDGGHHSQSSSPSVTSESPPELDPDVEITAADEPPQHVGLSSESINRNLPGGRSTPDTSSVTTSSQQQQQQQQQHGRIKQNKIHGLLGAKFFDSKIPTKKKLKWLNRLASVRADGTVQFEIPDEIRQQSLDFGTKVEATTTTTTITEDEDEDEDATAIPDFPPLQIVMLIVGTRGDVQPFVAIGKRLQEYGHRVRLATHSNFKEFVKASGLEFFPLGGDPKVLAGYMVKNKGFLPSEPSEIPIQRSQIKEIVFSLLPACTSPDLDTNVSFKVDAIIANPPAYGHTHVAEALNVPLHIFFTMPWTPTSEFSHPLSRVRQPVANRLSYQIVDALIWMGMRDIINEFRKKKLKLRPITYLSGSYSSPHDLPYGYIWSPHLVPKPKDWGAHIDVVGFCFLDLASTYVPPDPLLEWLQNGKKPIYIGFGSLPVQDPDGMTKIIVEALQITKQRGIINKGWGGLGNLAKSKDFVYLLDNVPHDWLFLQCAAVVHHGGAGTTAAGLKAACPTTVVPFFGDQPFWGKQVHARGVGPPPIPVEDFSLKKLVSAIHLMLKPEVKVAATELAKAMADEDGVKGAVDAFHKHFGRRKAQSPPAKHPTHFSLSVRHCLGCT; from the exons ATGAATTCTTACCCTGATGTGGGCGACGGTGGTCATCATAGTCAAAGCTCATCTCCTAGTGTCACTTCTGAAAGCCCACCGGAACTCGATCCTGATGTTGAGATAACTGCCGCAGACGAACCGCCTCAACATGTCGGTCTATCTTCAG AGTCTATTAATCGAAATCTTCCCGGTGGAAGATCTACACCAGACACATCATCAGTGACAACCAGtagtcaacaacaacaacaacaacaacaacaacatgggagaattaaacaaaacaaaatccaTGGCTTACTTGGTGCCAAGTTTTTTGACAGTAAAATACCTACAAAAAAGAAG CTCAAGTGGTTGAATCGGTTAGCTAGTGTTCGAGCTGATGGCACAGTGCAATTTGAAATTCCAGATGAAATCAGGCAACAAAGCTTGGATTTTGGTACCAAAGTTGaagctactactactactactactattactgaagatgaagatgaagatgaagatgcaaCAGCTATTCCAGATTTCCCTCCATTGCAGATTGTTATGCTTATTGTTGGAACAAGGGGAGATGTACAACCATTTGTTGCCATTGGAAAACGTTTACAGGAATATGGTCATAGAGTCAGACTAGCAACTCACTCCAATTTCAAGGAATTTGTCAAGGCTTCTGGCCTTGAGTTTTTCCCTCTAGGTGGTGATCCCAAAGTCCTTGCTGGAT ACATGGTGAAGAACAAAGGATTTTTGCCATCAGAACCTTCAGAGATACCAATTCAAAGAAGTCAAATAAAGGAGATTGTATTTTCTTTACTTCCTGCATGTACTAGTCCTGATCTGGACACAAACGTTTCTTTCAAAGTTGATGCTATAATTGCTAACCCTCCTGCATATG GTCATACTCATGTTGCAGAAGCACTTAATGTTCCACTCCACATCTTTTTCACTATGCCATGGAC GCCTACAAGTGAATTTTCACACCCTCTTTCACGGGTTCGGCAACCTGTGGCAAATAGA CTGTCATATCAGATTGTTGATGCATTAATTTGGATGGGGATGCGAGATATAATTAATGAGTTTAGAAAGAAAAAGCTGAAGCTAAGACCTATTACATATTTAAGTGGTTCATATAGTTCTCCACATGATTTGCCTTATGGATATATTTGGAGTCCACATCTTGTTCCCAAACCAAAAG ATTGGGGTGCGCATATTGATGTTGTAGGTTTCTGTTTCTTAGACCTTGCATCAACTTATGTACCTCCAGATCCGCTACTGGAATGGCTCCAAAATGGTAAAAAGCCCATCTACATTGGATTTGGTAGCCTT CCTGTTCAAGACCCTGATGGAATGACAAAGATAATTGTGGAAGCCCTACAAATTACAAAACAACGAGGCATCATCAACAAAGGCTGGGGTGGTTTAGGAAACT TGGCCAAGTCGAAAGATTTCGTATACTTGCTGGATAATGTTCCACACGATTGGCTATTCCTACAATGTGCTGCTGTG GTTCATCATGGTGGTGCTGGAACAACCGCTGCTGGTCTTAAAGCTGCG TGTCCAACAACTGTGGTTCCTTTCTTTGGAGACCAACCATTTTGGGGAAAGCAGGTTCATGCTAGGGGAGTAGGCCCCCCTCCAATTCCTGTGGAGGACTTCTCACTCAAGAAATTGGTTTCTGCGATACACTTGATGTTAAAGCCAGAG gtgAAAGTAGCTGCTACTGAACTGGCAAAGGCCATGGCGGATGAAGATGGGGTTAAAGGTGCAGTGGATGCTTTTCATAAGCATTTTGGTCGCAGAAAAGCTCAGTCTCCACCTGCAAAACATCCAACACACTTCTCACTTTCAGTCAGACATTGTCTGGGTTGTACTTAG
- the LOC111911005 gene encoding sterol 3-beta-glucosyltransferase UGT80A2 isoform X3 — protein sequence MSVYLQLPNVVYSESINRNLPGGRSTPDTSSVTTSSQQQQQQQQQHGRIKQNKIHGLLGAKFFDSKIPTKKKLKWLNRLASVRADGTVQFEIPDEIRQQSLDFGTKVEATTTTTTITEDEDEDEDATAIPDFPPLQIVMLIVGTRGDVQPFVAIGKRLQEYGHRVRLATHSNFKEFVKASGLEFFPLGGDPKVLAGYMVKNKGFLPSEPSEIPIQRSQIKEIVFSLLPACTSPDLDTNVSFKVDAIIANPPAYGHTHVAEALNVPLHIFFTMPWTPTSEFSHPLSRVRQPVANRLSYQIVDALIWMGMRDIINEFRKKKLKLRPITYLSGSYSSPHDLPYGYIWSPHLVPKPKDWGAHIDVVGFCFLDLASTYVPPDPLLEWLQNGKKPIYIGFGSLPVQDPDGMTKIIVEALQITKQRGIINKGWGGLGNLAKSKDFVYLLDNVPHDWLFLQCAAVVHHGGAGTTAAGLKAACPTTVVPFFGDQPFWGKQVHARGVGPPPIPVEDFSLKKLVSAIHLMLKPEVKVAATELAKAMADEDGVKGAVDAFHKHFGRRKAQSPPAKHPTHFSLSVRHCLGCT from the exons ATGTCGGTCTATCTTCAG CTTCCGAATGTTGTCTACTCAGAGTCTATTAATCGAAATCTTCCCGGTGGAAGATCTACACCAGACACATCATCAGTGACAACCAGtagtcaacaacaacaacaacaacaacaacaacatgggagaattaaacaaaacaaaatccaTGGCTTACTTGGTGCCAAGTTTTTTGACAGTAAAATACCTACAAAAAAGAAG CTCAAGTGGTTGAATCGGTTAGCTAGTGTTCGAGCTGATGGCACAGTGCAATTTGAAATTCCAGATGAAATCAGGCAACAAAGCTTGGATTTTGGTACCAAAGTTGaagctactactactactactactattactgaagatgaagatgaagatgaagatgcaaCAGCTATTCCAGATTTCCCTCCATTGCAGATTGTTATGCTTATTGTTGGAACAAGGGGAGATGTACAACCATTTGTTGCCATTGGAAAACGTTTACAGGAATATGGTCATAGAGTCAGACTAGCAACTCACTCCAATTTCAAGGAATTTGTCAAGGCTTCTGGCCTTGAGTTTTTCCCTCTAGGTGGTGATCCCAAAGTCCTTGCTGGAT ACATGGTGAAGAACAAAGGATTTTTGCCATCAGAACCTTCAGAGATACCAATTCAAAGAAGTCAAATAAAGGAGATTGTATTTTCTTTACTTCCTGCATGTACTAGTCCTGATCTGGACACAAACGTTTCTTTCAAAGTTGATGCTATAATTGCTAACCCTCCTGCATATG GTCATACTCATGTTGCAGAAGCACTTAATGTTCCACTCCACATCTTTTTCACTATGCCATGGAC GCCTACAAGTGAATTTTCACACCCTCTTTCACGGGTTCGGCAACCTGTGGCAAATAGA CTGTCATATCAGATTGTTGATGCATTAATTTGGATGGGGATGCGAGATATAATTAATGAGTTTAGAAAGAAAAAGCTGAAGCTAAGACCTATTACATATTTAAGTGGTTCATATAGTTCTCCACATGATTTGCCTTATGGATATATTTGGAGTCCACATCTTGTTCCCAAACCAAAAG ATTGGGGTGCGCATATTGATGTTGTAGGTTTCTGTTTCTTAGACCTTGCATCAACTTATGTACCTCCAGATCCGCTACTGGAATGGCTCCAAAATGGTAAAAAGCCCATCTACATTGGATTTGGTAGCCTT CCTGTTCAAGACCCTGATGGAATGACAAAGATAATTGTGGAAGCCCTACAAATTACAAAACAACGAGGCATCATCAACAAAGGCTGGGGTGGTTTAGGAAACT TGGCCAAGTCGAAAGATTTCGTATACTTGCTGGATAATGTTCCACACGATTGGCTATTCCTACAATGTGCTGCTGTG GTTCATCATGGTGGTGCTGGAACAACCGCTGCTGGTCTTAAAGCTGCG TGTCCAACAACTGTGGTTCCTTTCTTTGGAGACCAACCATTTTGGGGAAAGCAGGTTCATGCTAGGGGAGTAGGCCCCCCTCCAATTCCTGTGGAGGACTTCTCACTCAAGAAATTGGTTTCTGCGATACACTTGATGTTAAAGCCAGAG gtgAAAGTAGCTGCTACTGAACTGGCAAAGGCCATGGCGGATGAAGATGGGGTTAAAGGTGCAGTGGATGCTTTTCATAAGCATTTTGGTCGCAGAAAAGCTCAGTCTCCACCTGCAAAACATCCAACACACTTCTCACTTTCAGTCAGACATTGTCTGGGTTGTACTTAG